A single region of the Sorghum bicolor cultivar BTx623 chromosome 7, Sorghum_bicolor_NCBIv3, whole genome shotgun sequence genome encodes:
- the LOC8070074 gene encoding uncharacterized protein LOC8070074 has product MYATKPLSLFKSHPEAASRPPPEGRNSGYLVVKGADDDGSDDETCCWGTCGGSRVRDLPFPQNRVLTVRYTEQHGESSTTYADAVVFVPVPDQPLASNRYYPVIATGRHRGLVRACSAEEDMVPCCFCRCINDVDPRPFDPADIYQQVEIVQRRRGRFTARAVAPDGFPYFLYRKKYWRVYASKPKSFDLQIGEAGGLDAALRSRQLSDASVLDAFPAPTNGAVGKWYSPFFLVKEDGVAPREQMGRSAFYEVTLEQRWWEPEPVDAHSGGGSKLASKRAYIGGSVEAKQEAGNSRHGDDAFVWFRAAATGQRVALCTSVWERMRWEEYRGGWVDEDEDAGKVAGGSVLVERFVVKRLDGTVVVAFDFVHLNKVRTKQL; this is encoded by the coding sequence ATGTACGCGACCAAGCCGCTGTCCCTGTTCAAGAGCCACCCGGAGGCGGCGTCGCGGCCGCCACCGGAGGGCCGGAACTCCGGCTACCTCGTGGTGAAGGGCGCCGACGACGATGGAAGTGACGACGAGACGTGCTGCTGGGGCACCTGCGGCGGGTCGCGCGTGCGGGACCTCCCGTTCCCGCAGAACCGCGTGCTGACGGTGAGGTACACGGAGCAGCACGGGGAGAGCAGCACCACCTACGCCGACGCCGTGGTGTTCGTGCCCGTCCCCGACCAGCCGCTGGCGTCCAACCGCTACTACCCCGTCATCGCCACGGGCAGGCACAGGGGCCTCGTCAGGGCGTGCTCTGCGGAGGAGGACATGGTCCCCTGCTGCTTCTGCCGGTGCATCAACGACGTCGACCCGCGGCCGTTCGACCCAGCCGACATCTACCAGCAGGTCGAGATCGTGCAGCGCCGGCGCGGGCGGTTCACGGCGAGGGCCGTGGCGCCCGACGGCTTCCCCTACTTCCTGTACCGCAAGAAGTACTGGCGCGTGTACGCGTCCAAGCCCAAGAGCTTCGACCTCCAGATCGGCGAGGCCGGGGGGCTGGACGCCGCGCTCCGGTCTCGCCAGCTCTCGGACGCCAGCGTCCTCGACGCGTTCCCGGCGCCGACGAACGGCGCCGTCGGGAAATGGTACTCCCCGTTCTTCCTCGTGAAAGAAGACGGCGTCGCGCCACGCGAGCAGATGGGACGCAGCGCGTTCTACGAGGTGACGCTGGAGCAGCGCTGGTGGGAGCCGGAGCCGGTGGACGCGCACAGCGGTGGTGGCTCCAAGCTTGCCAGCAAGAGGGCGTACATCGGCGGGAGCGTGGAGGCAAAGCAGGAGGCGGGGAACTCGCGGCACGGCGACGACGCGTTCGTGTGGTTCagggcggcggcgacggggcaGCGGGTGGCGCTGTGCACGAGCGTGTGGGAGAGGATGCGGTGGGAGGAGTACAGGGGCGGGTGggtggacgaggacgaggatgcCGGGAAGGTGGCCGGCGGATCGGTGCTGGTGGAGAGGTTCGTGGTGAAGAGGCTGGATGGCACCGTCGTTGTGGCCTTTGACTTTGTGCATCTCAACAAAGTCAGAACAAAGCAGCTGTGA
- the LOC8073546 gene encoding 5'-adenylylsulfate reductase-like 4, with protein MRDRDLLGFPPAAGAAMSSAAALLLLPLLAAAGEGAPVSVCAPPPAAAVILRHASTSCRTVDALGLRGHRAGVVEGDDGALQKAVALVLQNREDFVAILFYASWCPFSKIFWTDFQKLSSFFPTIAHFSFEESNIKPRVLSRYGVRAFPTIFLLNSTVRVRYHGSRAMNSLAVFYKDVTGLNPVSLDATSLERMEDTVTIIDHDKKTEKEDSLLSWARSPDRLLHQDTCLALASSFVLLRLLHFLLPKINACMKQAWRTRLYELNRLFPSLS; from the exons ATGCGGGATCGCGATCTGCTAGGGTTTCCTCCGGCGGCGGGCGCGGCCATGTCGTCGGCCGcggcgctcctcctcctcccactCCTCGCCGCCGCGGGCGAGGGGGCGCCGGTCTCGGTCtgcgcgccgccgcccgccgccgccgtcatccTGCGGCACGCGTCCACCTCCTGTCGGACGGTGGACGCCCTGGGGCTCCGGGGCCACCGCGCCGGCGTCGTCGAG GGGGATGATGGGGCGCTGCAAAAGGCAGTAGCACTTGTGCTGCAGAACAGGGAAGATTTTGTCGCTATTCTTTTTTATGCTTCGTGGTGTCctttttctaaaattttctgGACAGATTTTCAAAAGCTGTCATCCTTTTTCCCAACAATTGCTCATTTTTCTTTTGAAGAATCTAATATCAAACCAAG AGTATTGTCAAGGTATGGGGTTCGTGCATTCCCGACAATTTTCCTTCTTAACTCTACAGTGCGTGTGCGTTATCATGGATCTCGGGCCATGAATTCCCTCGCTGTGTTCTATAAAGATGTTACAG GCCTGAATCCTGTGTCATTGGACGCCACATCCCTGGAGAGAATGGAGGATACAGTTACTATAATTGATCACGACAAAAAGACTGAAAAGGAGGATTCTCTGTTATCATGGGCAAGATCACCAGACCGGTTACTTCATCAAGATACATGTCTTGCATTGGCTAGCTCCTTTGTCCTCTTGAGGTTGcttcatttccttcttcccaagATTAATGCATGTATGAAGCAAGCCTGGAGGACACGACTTTATGAATTGAATAGGTTGTTTCCTAGCTTGTCTtga